In the Streptomyces sp. WMMC940 genome, CGTGCGCGACGGCCGGCGAGGCGGCGAGCGCGGTCAGCGCGAGCGGCGCGATCCCGAGCGCGGCGACGGTGGCTGCCCTGCGGCGAGCGGTCATGGTGAGGATCTCCTTCAAGAGCGGCGTAGGGGGAAGGGAGGGGGACCCGGGCACGGGCCCGCACCGCGGTGCAGCCCCCCGATCCCTCAGCGGCACCGATGCCCGAACCCCGCCCGGAGATCAGCAAGCTAGCCCGTCGAAACGCCGAAACGGGCTGCTGGGGCGGGGGGACGGCGATCCTTATGGTCGCTTTAAGGGTGGGGTAAGAAGGGACTCAGGAACGCTGCGGAGCGTGCCGGTGCGGGTACGTGCGGTCGCACCCGGAGCGTGCCGGTCACACCGTGCCCGCGGCGCGCGGAAGCGGCCCGTCCGCCGCTGTCCCTCGAAGTTCCGGCGCCGCATCATCGCCGAGCACCCCGGTGCGGCCGTCGGCGGGGGTCCGGGAGCGGCGCGGTCCCGGCGGCCGGCCCCTCGCGTCCGTCCGGCGCCCGAGTCCCAGCCGTCGCGGCCCGCTCGCGCATGCCTCGCGCGTCCTGTCAAGCGACGAGCTCCCGGGACTGCCGGAGTCCCCACCGGTCGCAGGACGCTGGATCCCCCGGCCGCGGCACCAGCGACTGCCGACGCACCTCGGAGGCACCATGTCCGTACTCGACCGGGCGGCCGCGCTCCGCCTCCTCGCCGTTCTGCTCGTCCTCGCCGCGGCGGTGGTCGTCCCGCGGCGGTCGCCGCTGAGTTCTCCCGCGCTGCTCGTCGCGGCCGGGCCGGCGCTCGTCGGCTTCTTCGTCCTCCTACGGCAGCGCCTGCGGCGGTACTGGTCGGAGAGCCGGTGGGACGAGTGGCTCCGGACCGCGGCCGGGCTCGCGTGGCGGGACCGGATGGATCTCTTCGGAGCCACCGCCCGCGGGCGTCCCGTGCCCGATCCGCGGCTGTCGGCCCTGGCGGCGGAGCGCGCGGAACGCCTGTGCGCGCTGCTCGACGTCAGCCGGCCGGGACGTGAGGTGAGCTGGTCCCTGCTCGGGGCGGCCGCGGCGCTGCTGCCCGCGGTGTGGCTGATGCTGACCCGGGAGCGCGTCGCCTGGACCTCGTTCGGCTGCGCGGCCCTGCTGGTGACGGTCTGCCTGGCCGGCCTGCTCGTCAACCGCCGTCGTGCCCGCCGGGCCCGACGGTGCCTCCGCGCCAACCGCCCTCCGGCGACACCTCGATGAGTCCGGCCTCCCGCGGAGGCCCGGCGCCGCTCGCCGCGGGTCCCGCACGCTACGAGCGTCAACCGTCGGTTGACCAGCGGATTCACCGAACGGGACTTCAGCCGAGCCGTCGGTACCGGCGCTCCGGACGCCCCGTGCCGCCGTACCTGAGAGTCACCTCGGCGCGGCCCGTCTCCGCGAAGTACTCCAGGTAGCGCCGGGCGCTGACGCGGGAGAGCCGGCCCGCCTCCGCGCACTCGGAGGCAGACATGCCCTCCGGGTGCGCGCGCAGGACGCGGTCGACCAGGTCCGCCGTGTGGGCGGCGAGCCCCTTGGGCAGCTCGCGGGACCCGGGCGGACGGGTGCCGAAGATCCGGTCCACGTCCTCCTGGCGCGCCTCGTCCAGCGACTCGAGCCGGCTCCGGAGCGACGCCACGTGCCGCAGCTGCTCCTGGAGCGCGGCGGGGCTGAACGGCTTGATCAGATAGTGCAGCGCGCCGGCGCGCAGCGCCGAGCGCACCGTGCCGGCCTCCCGGGCCGCCGTGATGAACAGGACGTCCACCGGCTGCCGCTCCGCGTCCCGCTCCTCCGCCGCGCGCAGCTCGCGCAGCACGCCGATCCCGTCCATGTCGGGCAGATAGATGTCCAGCAGCACCAGATCGGGGCGCAGCCGGTCCACCGCGCGCAGCGCCTCCGTGCCGCTGTGGGCCACCCCAGCGACCGTGAAGCCCGGTGTCGCGGACACATAGCGGGTGTGCAGCTTGGCGACCATGAAGTCGTCGTCCACCACGAGGACGTTCACCGGGAGCCACCTCCCGGGGCGGCGCTCGGCATGCCGGACGGGCGGGCGTCGAGGCGGCGGGCACCGGAGGGGCCCATGCCGTACGGCCACGCGCCGGAGGTGCGGGCACCGCAACGGCCCGTGCTGCCGGAGGCGCGGGCACCGCAACGGCCCGTGCTGCCGGAGGCGCGGGCACCGCAACGGCCCGCGTCGAACCGCCGCGCGGCGGACGGGCCCGTGCCCGGCGCCGAGACCATCGACCGCGTGCCCGGCGGCCCGTTCCGGACGCTGCTCCCGCTCCTCCGCCCCGGGCGCGGCCCGCGACGGAGCGGCATCGGAAGACCGTGCGGTCCGGAACAGCGTTGCGTCACGCCGACACGCTAGGCCGCGACCACAAGGACCACAACGTCCGTTGGTTCCGGAAGAGAGACAGCTTCTTAACGCACCGGCAACATGTGGGCCACTTCACACGTCCCCTGCTCAGATCGAAAGGCGGCTCACGTGCGATCGCGCACTCCCCTCGCCCTCCTCGGGGCGGCGCTGCTGGTGCTCGTGGGGCCACCGCTGCTCACCCCCGGCAGCGGCGCCGACACCGGCACCCGGATCCCCGGCCTGCGCTTCATGGTCCCCAACTCGCCGGGCGGCGGCTACGACATCACGGCCCGGACGGCGGCGAAGAACGCCGAGGAGGCGGACCTCACCCACGACATCGAGGTGTTCAACCTGCCCGGCGCGGGCGGCACCGTCGGACTGACCCGACTCGTCGGCGAACACGGCAACGGCAGGCTCGCCATGTCGATGGGCCTCGGCGTCGTCGGCGCCGTGCACACCAACAAGTCGCCGAGGACCCTCGCCGACACCACCCCGATCGCCCGGCTCACCGAGGAGCAGGACATCGTGGTGGTCTCGAAGGACTCCCCGTACAAGACCATCCAGCAGCTCGTCGCGGCCTGGAAGAAGGACCCCGCCGAAGTGCCCGTGGGCGGCGGCTCGTCACCCGGCGGCCCCGACCACCTCGCCCCCATGCTGATGGCTCGGGCCGCCGGCATCGCGCCCCGCTCCGTCAACTACGTTCCCTTCGACGGCGGCGGCGAGCTGCTCGCCTCCATCCTCGGCAACAAGATCGCCTTCGGTGTCTCGGGCGTCGGCGAGTACCTCGACCAGATCAGGTCCGGGGAGCTGCGGCTGCTGGCCGTGACCGGCCCGGAGCGCGTACCCGGTCTCGACGCACCCACCCTGCGCGAGTCCGGACTCGCCACCGACTTCACCAACTGGCGCGGCATCGTCGCCCCGCCCGGGCTCTCCGACGCCGAACGCGACAAGCTCATCGGCCTCGTCACCGAGCTGCACGGCTCGAAGCAGTGGCAGGAGTCGATGCGGAGGAACGGCTGGGACGACGCCTTCCTGCCCGGCGAGGAGTTCGGCGACTTCCTGAGGGCGCAGGACCGCCGCGTCGACTCCGTACTGAAGGAGCTGGGGCTGTGAGCACACGGACCACCGCGACCGCACCGGAGGCACCCGGCGCCCCGGCCGGCCGCTCCTGGCTGCGGGACCACTCCGAACTCGGCGTGAGCCTGCTGCTCGTCGTGATCGGCGTCCTCGTCCTGACCGACGCGCTGACGATGCCCCTGGACCTCGCCCAGCGCGGGCCCGTGGGCCCCAGGACCGTGCCGCTCGTCGTCGGCACCGGGCTGCTGGTGGTTGCCGCCCTCCTCGCCGTGGACGTGCTGCGCGGCGGCCGCGGCGAGGCGGAGACCGGCGAGGACGTCGACCTCGCCGAACCCGCCGACCGGCGCACGGTGCTGCTGCTCGCCGGCGTCTTCCTCGGCAACGCCGTCCTCATCGAACCGCTCGGCCTCCCCGTCTCC is a window encoding:
- a CDS encoding response regulator, whose product is MNVLVVDDDFMVAKLHTRYVSATPGFTVAGVAHSGTEALRAVDRLRPDLVLLDIYLPDMDGIGVLRELRAAEERDAERQPVDVLFITAAREAGTVRSALRAGALHYLIKPFSPAALQEQLRHVASLRSRLESLDEARQEDVDRIFGTRPPGSRELPKGLAAHTADLVDRVLRAHPEGMSASECAEAGRLSRVSARRYLEYFAETGRAEVTLRYGGTGRPERRYRRLG
- a CDS encoding Bug family tripartite tricarboxylate transporter substrate binding protein: MRSRTPLALLGAALLVLVGPPLLTPGSGADTGTRIPGLRFMVPNSPGGGYDITARTAAKNAEEADLTHDIEVFNLPGAGGTVGLTRLVGEHGNGRLAMSMGLGVVGAVHTNKSPRTLADTTPIARLTEEQDIVVVSKDSPYKTIQQLVAAWKKDPAEVPVGGGSSPGGPDHLAPMLMARAAGIAPRSVNYVPFDGGGELLASILGNKIAFGVSGVGEYLDQIRSGELRLLAVTGPERVPGLDAPTLRESGLATDFTNWRGIVAPPGLSDAERDKLIGLVTELHGSKQWQESMRRNGWDDAFLPGEEFGDFLRAQDRRVDSVLKELGL
- a CDS encoding tripartite tricarboxylate transporter TctB family protein yields the protein MSTRTTATAPEAPGAPAGRSWLRDHSELGVSLLLVVIGVLVLTDALTMPLDLAQRGPVGPRTVPLVVGTGLLVVAALLAVDVLRGGRGEAETGEDVDLAEPADRRTVLLLAGVFLGNAVLIEPLGLPVSGALLFWGSAYALGSRHPRRDPLIAAALSLVTFHVFNNLLGVPLPGGPLMGVL